The genomic segment TGGCGATCATCTTCGCCATTTCCGTTCGGGTGATTTCGGCCTTTGGACGGAAAGTCCCGTCCGAATAGCCGTTAATAATTCCCGCTTTTACAGCAAGCGAGACCGATGGTTTGGCCCATACGCTCAATGCATTTAAGTCCGCGAATACAAGATCTTCGCCTTCGCCCGCCAGCTTGAGCGCTTTGGCAAGCAGAACGGCAAATTCTTCTCTGGTTACGGTACGGTTCGGTCGAAAAGTACCGTCTTCATAGCCGTTTACAATGCCAAGCTCCGTAGCTTGAAGAATAGAAGCTTCGGCCCAGTGTCCTTTGATATCCGCAAAATTCACCTTTTCGTCCGAAAGGTTGACGCTTGCGACAGCTTGCAATTTGTGAAGCGTCAATTCAGAATCCACAAGTTTGATCTCGCTTAGCGACAGTGCGGCAGCGCCGCTTTTCACGCGCTTGAATTCAAACGTGACTAGATCTGCCTTGCCGTCAAAGCCCGGCACGCTGCCTACCTTCGTATATGCGAATTCAATTGTACTCCCTTTGACGATCGGTTGAACGGTGAAGCCATCGAGCTTCGTGGAACCGGAAACGAAAGACAATCGGTCCGAATTATACGTCACGATCATGTCAAAAGCGTACATGTCCTTCAGACCGTCGGCTTGAACGGTTACTTGAACGTTTCCGTCGACATCGATCCTTTTTAATCCAAACGTAGGGTTGCTTTCTGCTGAAGCAGGAATGCTCCAGGCGACCAACAGGATTGTCAAGATCAGCGCGCTAAAACACCATTTCCGCATCATTTGCAAGATGACCTACCTTTCTTTAACAAGTCCACATGCCCAATTGTGAATTGGGCATGTGGACTATATCTGATTAGTGATGTTCCTTCAGCCAATCGCCTATAATCATCCGGGCTACGGCTGCCAGCTCTACGATGGTGATCTTGCCATTGTTGAACAAGTCGGCTTTCTCGACCTTACTCCAGTTCGGATCCGTAAGATCCACATTGAAGTATTTGGCGATAATCGACAAGTCGCGAATGGTAACTGCGGATTGTCCGGGCACAAGCGTAACCACCTGCCCTGCGAACGTCGTCTGAGCGCTCGCGAGAGCCGTTACTGCAGCATCTACCTGGGATTGCGTTGCCGCTGATTGGCCAAATACCGTCTTAGCCGTTTGTACGGCCATATTGAACGCGCTGATCGCGCTATTCGGATATTGTCCGATCTTTTGGCC from the Cohnella hashimotonis genome contains:
- a CDS encoding S-layer homology domain-containing protein, producing the protein MTILLVAWSIPASAESNPTFGLKRIDVDGNVQVTVQADGLKDMYAFDMIVTYNSDRLSFVSGSTKLDGFTVQPIVKGSTIEFAYTKVGSVPGFDGKADLVTFEFKRVKSGAAALSLSEIKLVDSELTLHKLQAVASVNLSDEKVNFADIKGHWAEASILQATELGIVNGYEDGTFRPNRTVTREEFAVLLAKALKLAGEGEDLVFADLNALSVWAKPSVSLAVKAGIINGYSDGTFRPKAEITRTEMAKMIAKALKLSDAADTNAGFADDSMIPAWGKGAVYALKNLGIIGGKGANRFDANGKTTRAEAVTILLRMLEQQGQ